The sequence GATCTACAAATTGGATATAATCTTTTGAGAAATATTTCTCAATGGATGATAAATCAAATACCGGGTTTTCTAAAATATCCTGGAAAACTTGCTGAATAATGTGTTTCATAAATATATTGTTATGGATCAAAATTACATCTGATATGTATGCGTAACCCATAACATTTGTAAACAGTTTATTGAAAAAATAATCATAAAGTTTAGCCACGAATGCACAAATAAAAATACATGAGCAATGTTCGTTCGTTCATTCGTAGCCTATGAATTATTTAATTTCTATAGAAGGAACATTGGTGATAACCTGCCATTTTCCGTTTTCCTGTACACACGTGATGAGGGATGAAAATCGTAATGCTGCACTTTCTAACGAAACCTGAGCATAAGCAATATTATTTTTATGTTGCAAAGAATGATAAGTAATTTTACGAGGTTTTCCACCAAATATTTTATCCTTTACCAGATTGATATATTCCTGTTTGGGAATAATAAAGATTCCGGATTTGTCAAAAAATCCGTCCTGAATATTCTGATAATTTTCGTGGAGAATTTCTTCCAAAAGCACCAGATCACTATTGTCGCCACCTTTAATGAATTTTTCAATGGTTTGTTGAATCTGTTCCATCATTAATTGAATTGTTTTAAAATTTTGGATTGTTGTAGTGCTATTTTTTCTGTATTGCTGACCTCATCGATCACGGTACCATTCAATGGAAAGTAACAGATATCGGTGATCCCTACATGATTTAAAAGGAAGGTGAGATGGTTTTCCAATGGATTTCGATGATGGAGATCAAGGGCTATTCCTCCCATAGAAGAAATGATATACGCCTTTTTATTTTCAAGCAAGCCTTTCA is a genomic window of Chryseobacterium nakagawai containing:
- a CDS encoding nuclear transport factor 2 family protein, whose translation is MMEQIQQTIEKFIKGGDNSDLVLLEEILHENYQNIQDGFFDKSGIFIIPKQEYINLVKDKIFGGKPRKITYHSLQHKNNIAYAQVSLESAALRFSSLITCVQENGKWQVITNVPSIEIK